A genomic window from Rhodococcus sp. KBS0724 includes:
- a CDS encoding NAD(P)/FAD-dependent oxidoreductase — MSATDIDHGAGLVVVGASLAGLRAAESARLAGYEGPITLVGDEFHLPYDRPPLSKQFLKDGAEVDFHTTAEELAALDVKLRLGAPATGLDPTSHRVRVGDSDWIPYQKLIIATGASPRSLPHAPDLDGVIGLRTIDDALALRERLRPGTKLVIVGAGFIGSELASSARDRGADVTIVEAAPIPLVRAVGETVGQALAKLHERNGIPLLCDVQVEELIGTTHVEAVRLSTGTSLPAELVVVGVGAAPATGWLADSGIELHPVDGGVIANEFLQTSLEDVYAAGDVVHWPTPRSTDSQCGWRTGRMLLIRRTRQLSMPSHRRMPSLTRQSPTSGATGTRAESSS; from the coding sequence GTGAGCGCAACAGATATCGATCACGGCGCGGGACTCGTAGTTGTCGGAGCGTCTCTGGCCGGCCTGCGGGCCGCGGAGTCCGCTCGCCTGGCAGGGTACGAGGGACCGATCACTCTGGTCGGCGACGAATTCCATCTCCCCTACGACCGGCCACCCCTGAGCAAGCAGTTCCTGAAAGACGGCGCCGAGGTCGACTTTCACACAACCGCCGAGGAGCTCGCCGCCCTGGATGTGAAGCTTCGCCTCGGGGCGCCGGCGACGGGACTCGACCCCACATCGCACCGCGTGCGTGTTGGAGACAGCGACTGGATTCCCTACCAGAAGTTGATCATTGCGACAGGTGCTTCGCCACGCTCCTTGCCCCACGCCCCGGATTTGGACGGCGTTATCGGGCTTCGCACGATCGATGACGCACTCGCACTCCGCGAAAGACTGCGCCCCGGAACAAAGCTCGTGATAGTCGGCGCCGGATTCATCGGGTCCGAGCTTGCGTCGTCCGCCCGGGACCGAGGCGCAGACGTGACAATCGTCGAGGCTGCGCCCATTCCACTCGTCCGCGCAGTCGGCGAGACAGTCGGTCAGGCCCTCGCAAAGCTACACGAACGCAACGGAATTCCGCTCTTGTGCGACGTCCAGGTCGAAGAGCTGATCGGCACCACCCACGTCGAGGCCGTTCGGCTCAGTACCGGAACTTCGCTGCCCGCTGAACTAGTCGTCGTCGGCGTGGGAGCGGCTCCCGCAACCGGGTGGCTGGCAGATTCGGGCATCGAACTACATCCAGTAGACGGCGGGGTGATAGCAAACGAGTTCCTTCAAACCTCGCTCGAAGACGTCTATGCGGCAGGCGATGTGGTCCACTGGCCAACCCCGCGTTCGACGGACTCTCAGTGCGGCTGGAGAACTGGACGAATGCTGCTGATCAGGCGAACCAGGCAGCTGTCAATGCCGTCGCACCGGAGGATGCCAAGCCTTACGAGACAGTCCCCTACTTCTGGAGCGACTGGTACGAGAGCCGAATCCAGTTCGTAG
- a CDS encoding Zn-ribbon domain-containing OB-fold protein: MTGPVPVPTPATTPYWEGAQREELTIQQCQSCTQHYFYPRPFCPYCNSDDVVWTPVSGRGRLLSYVINYRPTPPFDAETPIVVALVELEEGPHLMSNVIGVDPTPENLPLDLQLEVTFVERGDLKLPMFTPLQESAR; encoded by the coding sequence TTGACAGGGCCTGTACCGGTTCCGACCCCAGCCACCACTCCCTATTGGGAGGGTGCACAGCGGGAGGAACTCACCATTCAACAATGCCAGTCGTGCACCCAGCACTACTTCTATCCACGCCCCTTCTGTCCGTATTGCAACTCCGATGACGTGGTGTGGACCCCGGTCAGTGGCCGAGGCCGACTGCTGTCGTACGTGATCAACTATCGACCGACTCCACCATTCGACGCCGAGACTCCCATCGTCGTCGCCCTGGTCGAACTCGAGGAGGGACCCCACCTGATGAGCAACGTGATCGGCGTGGATCCCACCCCGGAGAACCTTCCGCTCGACCTACAGCTCGAAGTCACGTTCGTCGAACGTGGAGACCTGAAACTCCCAATGTTCACGCCGTTGCAGGAGTCGGCCCGATGA
- a CDS encoding MaoC/PaaZ C-terminal domain-containing protein, whose translation MLYRLSDDRNPLHSDPTFSARGGFSTPILHGMCTYGYVGRALLHAVADSDPTRFTGMSGRFTKPLLPGQTITTSIWVDGSGVRFRTVDDIGDVIIDHGTATIH comes from the coding sequence CTGCTCTACCGACTCAGTGACGACCGGAATCCCCTGCATTCGGACCCGACCTTCAGCGCGCGCGGCGGGTTTTCCACCCCGATCCTGCACGGCATGTGCACCTATGGCTACGTCGGTCGGGCACTCCTGCACGCTGTGGCCGATTCGGATCCGACACGTTTCACGGGGATGTCGGGGCGGTTCACCAAGCCTCTGTTGCCCGGACAGACAATCACGACCTCGATCTGGGTTGACGGTAGCGGTGTTCGGTTCCGGACGGTCGACGACATCGGCGACGTGATCATCGACCACGGCACCGCCACCATCCACTGA
- a CDS encoding cytochrome P450, whose amino-acid sequence MTTSIPSTEHPLTAPDIDITSVEFWSRPFAERDKTFEWLRKNAQVSWHKPLDRPHFKPDHGEPGFWAVVKSADIAFVSQNHEIFSSDQLKWRGVGFAPKDPEMYGGQNFVMMDPPDHTRFRQIISSGFTPKAVKRLRDKIEERAEQIVDRVVGAGEFDFVTEVASKLPMLTIADLVGVPESLVQDFAKAGDNLVGAADPDVCPEGMSPVEFTVQQIEILAQIGNDLVDFRRKNPANDIATALANTEFDGKPLSESDVTAMMLLLSVAGNDTTKQTTSHTAMSLAKNPDQKRWLTEDFDGRIAQSIEEFIRHASPVQEFARTATADIELGGTQIARGDKVVMFYCSGNRDEDTFDDPHRFDLQRSPNNNHVAFGGGGVHYCLGHMVAKAQLRALYSQILTKLPTMEVGEPVYLFSEFINGIKHLPVRV is encoded by the coding sequence ATGACCACCTCAATTCCATCCACCGAGCACCCGCTGACGGCGCCGGACATCGATATCACCAGCGTCGAGTTCTGGAGTCGGCCATTTGCCGAGCGGGACAAGACATTCGAATGGCTGCGCAAGAATGCTCAGGTGAGCTGGCACAAGCCTCTGGACCGCCCGCATTTCAAACCCGACCACGGCGAGCCAGGGTTCTGGGCAGTGGTCAAGAGTGCAGATATCGCGTTCGTCAGTCAGAACCACGAAATCTTCAGCTCCGATCAGCTCAAGTGGCGGGGGGTGGGGTTCGCGCCAAAAGATCCGGAAATGTACGGGGGACAGAACTTCGTGATGATGGATCCGCCCGATCACACTCGATTCCGCCAGATCATCAGCTCCGGGTTCACGCCGAAGGCAGTCAAGCGTCTGCGCGACAAGATCGAAGAACGTGCCGAACAAATCGTCGACCGAGTAGTCGGCGCGGGCGAGTTCGACTTTGTCACCGAAGTCGCGTCGAAGCTGCCGATGCTCACGATCGCCGATCTCGTCGGCGTCCCCGAGAGCTTGGTCCAAGACTTCGCGAAGGCCGGCGACAACCTTGTCGGTGCCGCTGACCCCGACGTGTGCCCCGAGGGGATGTCACCGGTCGAGTTCACCGTGCAGCAGATCGAGATCTTGGCGCAGATCGGCAACGACCTGGTCGATTTCCGTCGCAAAAACCCGGCCAACGACATCGCCACGGCATTGGCCAACACCGAATTCGACGGCAAACCGCTCTCCGAGTCGGACGTCACTGCCATGATGCTCCTGCTCAGTGTCGCCGGAAACGACACCACCAAGCAGACCACCAGCCACACCGCCATGTCACTGGCCAAGAATCCGGACCAGAAGCGATGGCTGACCGAAGACTTCGACGGCCGCATCGCCCAGTCGATCGAGGAGTTCATTCGCCACGCCTCGCCCGTCCAGGAATTTGCGCGAACAGCAACTGCGGACATCGAACTGGGTGGAACCCAGATCGCCAGGGGCGACAAGGTCGTCATGTTCTACTGCTCAGGAAACCGTGACGAGGACACCTTCGACGATCCTCATCGGTTCGACCTGCAGCGCAGCCCCAACAACAACCATGTTGCCTTCGGTGGCGGCGGTGTCCACTACTGCCTCGGCCACATGGTCGCCAAAGCCCAACTGCGAGCACTGTACTCGCAGATTCTCACCAAACTCCCCACCATGGAGGTCGGCGAGCCGGTGTACCTCTTCAGCGAGTTCATCAACGGGATCAAGCACCTCCCGGTACGCGTGTAA
- a CDS encoding aldehyde dehydrogenase family protein — MTSTDSLALSAAATSNGRDLLTAGTFGVINPATGEVFAQAPSVTPDQLDEVFAAAQNAYTSWRINEEFRRDALRQAADVIESRISELAPILTFEQGKSLADSTMEFHIAATWLRYYADLEIPREIIRNDAEAFEEVTRRPLGVVSAITPWNFPITLAMWKIAPALRAGNTIVVKPSPYTPLATLALARILRGTFPDGVLNVVTGPDPLGATMVSHPVPRKVSFTGSTAVGRKVALGAADDLKRVTLELGGNDPAVILGDVDVEKIAPSLFRSAFTNNGQICLAIKRVYAHESIQPQLVEALSEIARSVKVDEGTVEGTELGPINNKPQFERVKELIADAVSNGARATAGGKTIDRDGYFHQPTILDQVNDGMRIVDEEQFGPVLPIISFRDEADAIVRANRSEYGLTASVWSGDADHAAQLAPQFEAGQVSINAHGAGVLPHLPFGGHKHSGVGVENGPWGLHSFTELQVIAGPSRQ; from the coding sequence ATGACCTCAACGGATTCGCTAGCTTTATCGGCGGCAGCAACCTCGAATGGACGCGATCTCCTCACCGCCGGCACCTTCGGCGTGATCAACCCCGCGACAGGCGAGGTATTCGCACAGGCTCCGTCCGTCACACCGGATCAACTCGACGAGGTGTTCGCCGCGGCTCAGAATGCGTACACGTCGTGGCGAATCAACGAGGAGTTCCGTCGTGACGCATTGCGCCAGGCAGCAGACGTCATCGAAAGTCGGATCAGCGAACTCGCCCCGATCCTGACCTTCGAACAGGGCAAGTCGCTCGCCGACTCTACGATGGAATTCCATATTGCGGCGACGTGGTTGCGCTACTACGCCGATCTCGAGATCCCGCGGGAAATCATCCGAAACGACGCGGAGGCCTTCGAGGAGGTCACCCGTCGACCGTTGGGCGTTGTCAGTGCCATCACCCCGTGGAATTTTCCGATCACGCTCGCTATGTGGAAGATTGCGCCGGCGCTGCGGGCGGGCAACACGATCGTCGTCAAACCCTCGCCGTACACGCCGCTGGCAACACTTGCGCTCGCCCGAATTCTCCGTGGCACCTTTCCCGACGGTGTGCTGAACGTGGTCACCGGGCCTGATCCTCTTGGCGCAACAATGGTTTCACACCCCGTTCCGCGGAAAGTCAGCTTTACCGGATCAACCGCAGTTGGGCGAAAGGTCGCGCTCGGGGCCGCTGACGACCTCAAGCGCGTCACTCTGGAACTCGGCGGAAACGATCCCGCCGTCATTCTCGGCGACGTGGACGTGGAGAAGATCGCACCCAGCCTCTTCCGAAGCGCGTTCACCAACAACGGACAGATCTGCCTCGCGATCAAGCGCGTGTACGCACACGAAAGCATCCAGCCCCAACTGGTCGAGGCACTCAGTGAAATCGCCAGATCCGTCAAGGTCGACGAGGGCACCGTCGAAGGAACAGAACTCGGGCCCATCAACAACAAGCCGCAGTTCGAACGAGTCAAGGAATTGATTGCGGACGCCGTCAGCAACGGTGCGCGTGCCACCGCCGGCGGCAAGACAATCGACCGAGATGGCTACTTTCATCAGCCGACCATCCTCGACCAGGTCAACGACGGAATGCGCATCGTCGACGAAGAGCAATTCGGCCCCGTGCTTCCCATCATCTCGTTCCGAGACGAAGCCGACGCCATTGTCCGCGCCAACCGAAGTGAGTACGGGCTCACCGCGTCCGTGTGGTCGGGGGATGCCGACCACGCCGCGCAGCTCGCACCGCAATTCGAAGCCGGACAGGTCTCGATCAACGCGCACGGTGCAGGTGTACTACCCCACCTCCCCTTCGGTGGTCACAAGCACAGCGGCGTCGGAGTGGAAAACGGCCCGTGGGGTCTGCACAGCTTCACCGAACTACAGGTGATCGCCGGCCCCTCGCGTCAGTAG
- a CDS encoding CsbD family protein — MGIADKAQNKAEDLGGKAKEATGSVTGDKDLENEGKGDQVKSAVKDAGEKVKDAASSIKDKLT, encoded by the coding sequence GTGGGAATCGCAGACAAAGCTCAGAACAAGGCAGAAGATCTTGGCGGTAAGGCCAAGGAAGCTACCGGCAGTGTTACCGGTGACAAAGACCTCGAAAACGAAGGCAAAGGCGACCAGGTGAAATCAGCGGTCAAAGACGCTGGTGAGAAGGTCAAGGATGCTGCTTCCAGCATCAAGGACAAGCTGACCTAG
- a CDS encoding oxidoreductase C-terminal domain-containing protein: MQFVGNAVADEVVFASGDPEADKFVALYRSGDRLVGAATLNEQRKIMKLRRIIAKKGTWADALELLNPTEKKS; this comes from the coding sequence ATCCAGTTCGTAGGCAACGCAGTCGCCGACGAAGTTGTCTTCGCTTCCGGCGATCCGGAGGCTGACAAATTCGTGGCACTGTACCGCTCAGGTGACCGCCTGGTCGGCGCCGCCACGCTGAATGAACAACGCAAGATCATGAAGCTGCGCCGCATTATTGCCAAAAAGGGCACCTGGGCAGATGCGCTCGAGCTCCTCAACCCCACGGAGAAGAAATCATGA
- a CDS encoding SDR family NAD(P)-dependent oxidoreductase, with protein sequence MGSLEGRVAIVTGGGRGIGASISRLFAAEGAKLVINDLGSSTDGHGGDQGPARDIAAEIVAGGGEAVSDGGDIADVATGQRLVDLALEHYGKLDIVVNVAGILRDKMIFNLPEEDWDAVIRVHLRGHFSTIKPAAAYWRAQRNPEGQYRIINFTSDSALQGSPGQPNYAAAKMGIIGLTASTANALARYGVTVNAIAPGAVTRLTQTVPEEKSMGGGLDDSVSPDNIAPIVAYLAGTSSDWLSGRTIGAMGYDVKLWNNPEIVSTVTSDGPWNLDDLAAKVEKDFRPLADGLHPSIFMAQVPS encoded by the coding sequence ATGGGTTCACTCGAAGGTCGCGTAGCGATCGTGACCGGCGGCGGCCGCGGCATCGGCGCGTCGATCAGCAGATTGTTCGCCGCCGAAGGCGCAAAACTTGTCATCAACGACCTCGGCTCGTCTACAGACGGTCATGGCGGGGACCAAGGGCCGGCGCGTGATATCGCTGCCGAAATCGTTGCCGGCGGCGGCGAAGCCGTTTCGGACGGCGGCGACATCGCCGATGTCGCGACCGGTCAACGCCTGGTCGATCTCGCTCTGGAGCACTACGGCAAGCTGGACATCGTTGTCAACGTCGCGGGAATTTTGCGTGACAAGATGATCTTCAACCTCCCGGAAGAAGACTGGGATGCAGTCATCCGAGTCCATCTGCGTGGACACTTCAGCACCATCAAGCCGGCGGCAGCCTATTGGCGAGCGCAGCGAAACCCGGAAGGCCAGTACCGCATCATCAACTTCACCTCCGATTCCGCGTTGCAAGGGTCGCCGGGCCAGCCGAACTACGCCGCAGCCAAGATGGGCATTATCGGCTTGACTGCGTCCACGGCCAACGCTCTCGCGCGATACGGCGTTACGGTCAACGCTATCGCTCCGGGCGCCGTCACCCGTCTGACGCAAACCGTGCCCGAGGAGAAGAGTATGGGCGGTGGCCTCGACGACTCCGTCTCGCCGGACAACATCGCGCCCATCGTCGCGTACCTTGCCGGTACGAGTTCCGATTGGCTGTCGGGCCGCACGATCGGCGCCATGGGCTACGACGTCAAACTGTGGAACAACCCCGAGATCGTCTCCACGGTCACCTCCGACGGACCGTGGAACCTCGACGACCTGGCCGCAAAGGTGGAGAAGGACTTCCGTCCGCTGGCTGACGGTCTGCACCCGTCCATCTTCATGGCACAGGTCCCGTCCTGA
- a CDS encoding AMP-binding protein gives MSTVVNSEREDPQPLSDPSTPGAWLLGQRDPTRPAIVIDGKTKTFGELISKVNQLSNKFTAVGLRRGDVVAGLLLNGAEYYEIALACTQSGLYFVPINTHLAAPEVEYIVRDSNASVIIVHAELADKVVGRVEDAVQHRVVIGSAPADWSSYESFTDVSDDTPATRTLGSLMMYTSGTTGRPKGVRRPLPDATPESSLAMAAQYLPTVGILPGQPGRHLVCSPVYHAAPGGNSMFLSHSGHTLYVLPGFKAEDVLRSISDNAITTSHMVPTHFQRLLDLPAGVRVAADVSSIQSLLHAGAPCPPATKRAMIDWFGPVLWEYLGSTEGQVATCSTQEWLEHPGTIGRPAPGAVVLRGLDGELAAPGEEGTIYFKASPFEYLGDPEKTAAAFWGDFATSGDVGRFDDDGYLYVLDRRADLILTGGVNVYPAEVEGALLEHPGVDDAGVIGVADPEWGQKVVAVIQLASGFNGDDDLRTALDQHVRDQIAGFKRPREYIFVQDFPRSAAGKVSRAKLRELANGQ, from the coding sequence ATGTCTACCGTGGTCAACAGCGAGCGCGAGGATCCCCAACCACTGTCTGATCCTTCAACGCCGGGGGCCTGGCTTCTGGGCCAACGCGACCCCACTCGTCCCGCAATCGTAATCGACGGCAAGACAAAAACTTTCGGCGAGCTCATCAGCAAGGTCAACCAGCTCAGCAACAAGTTCACCGCTGTGGGTCTGCGCCGAGGCGACGTCGTCGCGGGTCTGCTGTTGAACGGTGCCGAGTACTACGAAATTGCCCTGGCGTGCACGCAGAGTGGTTTGTACTTCGTTCCGATCAACACCCACCTGGCTGCGCCCGAAGTCGAATACATCGTGCGTGATTCCAACGCGTCCGTCATTATCGTGCATGCAGAACTCGCCGACAAGGTCGTCGGCCGGGTCGAGGACGCAGTGCAGCACCGCGTGGTTATCGGTAGCGCGCCGGCCGACTGGTCCAGCTACGAGTCCTTTACCGACGTCTCGGACGACACTCCTGCCACACGGACACTCGGCTCGCTGATGATGTACACGTCCGGCACCACGGGACGACCGAAGGGTGTACGCCGTCCGCTCCCCGATGCAACTCCCGAGAGTTCACTCGCAATGGCCGCTCAGTACTTGCCGACTGTGGGAATCTTACCGGGGCAACCTGGACGCCATTTGGTTTGTTCGCCCGTGTATCACGCTGCTCCCGGCGGCAACTCAATGTTCCTCTCGCATTCGGGGCATACGCTGTACGTCTTGCCGGGCTTCAAAGCCGAAGATGTTCTTCGCTCGATCAGCGACAACGCGATCACTACCTCCCACATGGTTCCGACGCACTTTCAGCGACTCCTCGATTTGCCTGCCGGCGTTCGAGTTGCTGCCGATGTCTCGAGCATCCAGTCCCTGCTTCACGCCGGTGCCCCGTGCCCCCCGGCGACCAAACGCGCCATGATCGATTGGTTCGGACCGGTGCTGTGGGAGTATCTCGGCTCGACTGAGGGCCAAGTGGCGACGTGCTCCACGCAAGAGTGGCTCGAACATCCGGGCACTATCGGGCGACCGGCGCCGGGCGCCGTAGTGCTCCGGGGGTTGGACGGAGAACTGGCCGCTCCGGGCGAAGAGGGCACTATCTACTTCAAGGCCAGCCCGTTCGAATACTTGGGTGACCCGGAGAAAACCGCTGCTGCGTTCTGGGGCGACTTCGCCACGTCAGGAGACGTCGGACGCTTCGACGACGACGGCTACCTGTACGTCCTGGATCGCCGCGCAGACTTGATTCTCACCGGCGGAGTGAACGTATACCCGGCGGAGGTCGAGGGCGCACTGCTCGAGCATCCTGGCGTCGACGATGCCGGAGTCATCGGCGTGGCCGACCCGGAGTGGGGCCAGAAAGTGGTGGCGGTTATCCAGTTGGCATCCGGATTCAACGGCGACGACGACCTTCGCACGGCACTGGACCAGCACGTACGTGATCAGATCGCCGGATTCAAACGCCCGCGCGAATACATCTTCGTGCAGGACTTTCCACGATCGGCCGCAGGCAAAGTGTCTCGCGCAAAATTGCGGGAACTTGCCAACGGTCAGTAG
- a CDS encoding thiolase C-terminal domain-containing protein, with translation MTSMHNGNIAIVGASETTDIGVLPDMSVLDLHANAARNAMADAGLTPADIDGVATTGLGPFEVTHHLGITPRWLDGTGVGGCSFMLHVRHAAAAIASGAADVILVTHGESGRSRIGVPPWPLGLNSMTGQFETVYGATMPYSTFTLPALRFLHERGMTVEHMAELVVSQRNWALDNPRAFRRKPMSVDEVLAAPRVAYPFTRDMCCVQTDGGGALILTSAERAADMPGSDRHLYLLGSGEASESTLVSQMQDPGSFGGFRRAGAEAFATAGITHDDVDHLMAYDAFAHVPLYMLEDLGFVGFGESGDFVAEGHTSKGGRLPMNTNGGGMSYSHSGMYGMFAIQEAVRQLRGEACEQVPGVEISFVQGVGYYFGAAGSLVLSNRRP, from the coding sequence ATGACATCAATGCACAACGGAAACATTGCGATCGTCGGCGCGTCGGAGACCACCGACATTGGCGTCTTGCCGGACATGTCTGTCCTCGATCTACATGCCAACGCCGCCCGCAACGCAATGGCCGACGCCGGCCTCACACCCGCGGACATCGACGGCGTCGCCACCACCGGACTAGGACCCTTCGAGGTCACTCACCATCTCGGTATAACCCCTCGCTGGCTGGACGGAACAGGCGTCGGCGGCTGCAGTTTCATGCTTCATGTACGTCACGCCGCAGCCGCCATTGCTTCGGGAGCCGCTGACGTTATTCTCGTGACACACGGAGAGTCCGGCAGGTCCCGCATCGGCGTACCACCATGGCCGCTGGGTTTGAACTCCATGACCGGTCAGTTCGAGACTGTCTACGGCGCAACCATGCCGTATTCAACCTTCACGCTTCCGGCCCTGCGCTTTCTACACGAGCGCGGAATGACCGTCGAGCACATGGCTGAACTGGTCGTTTCGCAGCGCAACTGGGCGCTCGACAATCCCCGGGCTTTCCGCCGCAAGCCAATGTCGGTGGACGAAGTGCTGGCTGCTCCACGCGTGGCGTACCCGTTCACCCGCGACATGTGCTGTGTGCAAACCGACGGCGGCGGCGCCTTGATCCTCACCAGTGCAGAACGGGCAGCAGACATGCCGGGATCCGATCGGCATCTCTACCTTCTCGGATCCGGTGAAGCCTCCGAATCTACATTGGTTTCACAGATGCAAGACCCCGGATCGTTCGGTGGATTCCGTCGCGCGGGCGCCGAGGCCTTCGCAACCGCGGGAATCACCCATGACGACGTCGACCATCTGATGGCGTACGACGCCTTCGCCCACGTCCCGCTGTACATGCTCGAGGATCTCGGGTTTGTCGGCTTCGGCGAATCGGGAGACTTTGTCGCCGAAGGACATACGTCCAAGGGCGGCCGACTTCCGATGAACACCAACGGCGGTGGAATGTCCTACAGCCACAGCGGTATGTACGGGATGTTCGCCATCCAGGAGGCGGTGCGCCAACTACGCGGGGAAGCGTGTGAGCAGGTTCCGGGAGTCGAAATCAGCTTCGTTCAGGGAGTCGGGTACTACTTCGGCGCCGCCGGCAGTTTGGTTCTCTCGAACCGACGTCCGTAG
- a CDS encoding ferredoxin: MKIIVDRGRCTGIGICESVTEDYFEVADDGSLILHKELVDDGDENLVREAVRACPAKALTLDET; the protein is encoded by the coding sequence ATGAAAATCATTGTCGATCGCGGGCGGTGCACAGGAATCGGAATCTGTGAATCCGTAACCGAGGACTACTTCGAGGTAGCCGACGACGGATCGCTGATTCTCCACAAGGAATTGGTCGATGACGGCGACGAAAACCTCGTCCGGGAGGCGGTTCGTGCATGCCCGGCCAAAGCGTTGACCCTCGACGAGACATGA
- a CDS encoding MaoC family dehydratase N-terminal domain-containing protein — translation MPIDSSLVGLTSKPVWKTWTSTDALLYALGVGAGQADPLDELEFTTENSEGIAQKVLPTFANVVFSGGGDGPALPDDVDYSKLLHASQSFNLTGPLPTDGRVETTRTITGVYDKGSGALLTMEIVARDSAGQVVGTHRVRVVLPRLRRVRRRSRAVNHLGTADPQAGSRCHANNSTGPGAALPTQ, via the coding sequence ATGCCGATCGATAGCTCACTCGTCGGGCTCACCAGCAAGCCTGTTTGGAAGACGTGGACGTCGACAGACGCACTGCTGTACGCCCTGGGCGTCGGAGCCGGTCAGGCCGACCCGCTCGACGAGCTGGAGTTCACCACGGAAAACAGTGAGGGCATTGCGCAGAAGGTTCTCCCGACGTTCGCCAATGTCGTGTTCTCCGGCGGCGGAGACGGACCCGCACTGCCCGACGATGTCGACTACAGCAAGCTCCTGCATGCGTCGCAGTCGTTCAACCTGACGGGCCCGCTCCCGACCGACGGTCGCGTGGAAACCACTCGCACGATCACCGGCGTATACGACAAGGGATCCGGTGCCTTGCTCACGATGGAAATCGTCGCCCGCGACTCTGCCGGCCAGGTAGTGGGAACCCATCGAGTCCGGGTCGTTCTTCCGAGGTTACGGAGGGTTCGGCGGCGATCGCGGGCCGTCAACCACCTGGGAACTGCCGACCCACAAGCCGGATCACGTTGTCACGCAAACAACTCGACCGGACCAGGCGCTGCTCTACCGACTCAGTGA
- a CDS encoding NAD(P)-dependent alcohol dehydrogenase, which produces MTTTATAAVLRNGDGKFELEEIELGPLASDELLVKVVGAGMCHTDLHILDPDLVAQMGPIILGHEGSGIVEEVGSAVRGIEVGDHVLISYDSCDHCRNCRSGIPSYCDEFMPRNVTGRRPDFSTSAVDQNGLPLANRWFGQSSFATHAIATERNLVVVDKSLPLELLGPLGCGLQTGAGSVLNEMKLAAGQSIAVFGAGGVGLAAVMAAKAAGARDIVVVDLVDSRLETALEVGATRTARGDTPDLVEAVKNGGRGLDFSFETTGVPSVITTAISVLDMPGKAVLVGGSQAKFEIDPTLLTGRTVTYALEGSSIPQVFLPQLVDLWQRGWFPFDKLVQTYPLEQINQAVEDSLSGKTIKPVLTPAQH; this is translated from the coding sequence ATGACCACTACCGCAACTGCCGCCGTACTGCGTAACGGCGACGGCAAGTTCGAACTCGAGGAGATCGAGCTCGGACCGCTGGCGTCGGACGAACTTCTCGTGAAGGTAGTCGGCGCCGGGATGTGTCACACCGACCTTCACATACTGGATCCCGATTTGGTTGCGCAGATGGGCCCGATCATTCTCGGCCACGAAGGTTCTGGCATCGTCGAAGAGGTTGGTAGCGCAGTCAGAGGCATCGAAGTCGGTGACCACGTGCTGATCAGCTACGATTCCTGCGATCACTGCCGCAACTGTCGATCCGGAATACCTTCCTACTGTGACGAATTCATGCCTCGCAATGTTACGGGGCGCCGCCCGGACTTCAGCACGAGCGCGGTCGATCAGAACGGCCTCCCGCTGGCGAACCGATGGTTCGGACAGTCATCCTTCGCCACGCACGCCATCGCAACAGAGCGCAATCTGGTCGTGGTGGACAAATCGCTCCCACTCGAGCTTCTCGGCCCTCTTGGCTGCGGCCTGCAGACCGGAGCCGGTTCAGTCCTCAACGAGATGAAACTGGCTGCCGGACAGAGTATTGCAGTGTTCGGGGCAGGCGGCGTCGGCCTCGCTGCTGTGATGGCCGCCAAGGCTGCAGGCGCCCGCGACATCGTCGTCGTCGACCTGGTCGACTCCAGGCTCGAAACAGCGTTGGAAGTCGGCGCTACCCGAACTGCCCGCGGCGACACACCTGACCTCGTCGAAGCGGTCAAGAACGGCGGGCGCGGACTCGACTTCTCCTTCGAGACAACCGGTGTGCCTTCGGTTATCACGACAGCTATCAGCGTCCTCGACATGCCAGGTAAAGCCGTGCTGGTGGGCGGAAGCCAGGCGAAATTCGAAATCGACCCGACTTTGCTGACCGGCCGGACCGTGACGTATGCCTTGGAAGGGAGTTCGATCCCACAGGTTTTCCTTCCCCAACTCGTGGATCTGTGGCAGCGCGGTTGGTTCCCCTTCGACAAGCTCGTCCAGACCTACCCGCTCGAACAGATCAACCAGGCCGTGGAGGATTCGCTCTCCGGCAAGACCATCAAGCCGGTGCTGACGCCGGCACAACACTGA